In the Leptospira bourretii genome, one interval contains:
- a CDS encoding EAL domain-containing response regulator, which produces MATNDLNFLVIEDDDFQREVIVDILARLGAMHVTEARTGNEALKILNETVPSPIDIILCDLNMPEMDGMEFLRHIGTSHSSVATIIMSALDGALIESVRKMASAYGINLLGAIEKPITPAHLEPLFSLYNARDFKQGKTPNQGSRFTLGEILEGLTNGDFEPFFQPKIQLATGKLIGAEALARWVHPLHGVIAPYAFIDLLEKTGNIDILTFVMLEKSAKACQFLHSQGFKISISINLSLTSLTDTKLADKITRIVLEAGIDPKYIILEITETAAMTEMAPALENLARLRMKGFGLSIDDYGTGYSSMQQIARIAFTELKIDQSFVREMTTSNVSKVLINSSIDMATKLQMKSTAEGIETKTDWEQLQSMNCDLGQGYYIAKPMNFNDFLNFCNQSIGVR; this is translated from the coding sequence ATGGCTACAAATGATTTAAATTTCTTAGTAATTGAAGATGATGATTTCCAAAGGGAAGTTATAGTCGACATCTTAGCACGTTTGGGAGCAATGCACGTTACAGAAGCACGAACAGGGAACGAAGCACTTAAAATTTTAAACGAAACAGTCCCTAGTCCAATCGATATCATCCTTTGTGATTTAAATATGCCGGAAATGGATGGAATGGAATTTCTTCGCCACATTGGAACCTCTCATTCTTCCGTTGCAACAATCATCATGAGTGCACTCGACGGAGCTTTGATTGAATCAGTTCGAAAAATGGCAAGTGCGTATGGTATAAATTTACTAGGAGCGATTGAAAAACCGATCACTCCGGCTCATTTGGAACCCCTATTTTCTTTATACAATGCTCGCGACTTCAAACAAGGTAAGACACCAAATCAAGGATCACGTTTTACGTTAGGGGAAATTTTAGAAGGTTTGACAAATGGAGATTTTGAACCTTTTTTCCAACCAAAGATACAACTAGCAACAGGTAAGCTAATTGGTGCGGAAGCACTAGCAAGATGGGTACATCCCCTACATGGTGTCATTGCACCTTATGCTTTCATTGATTTATTAGAAAAAACGGGTAATATAGATATACTTACATTCGTTATGTTAGAAAAATCAGCCAAAGCTTGTCAGTTCCTTCATTCTCAAGGATTTAAGATTTCTATTTCCATCAATTTATCACTCACCTCTTTGACTGATACGAAACTTGCCGATAAAATCACTCGTATTGTCTTAGAAGCAGGAATAGATCCTAAATATATAATTCTTGAAATCACAGAAACAGCGGCAATGACAGAGATGGCTCCGGCCCTTGAAAATTTAGCACGCCTTCGAATGAAAGGATTTGGATTGTCTATCGATGATTATGGCACAGGTTATTCCAGTATGCAACAAATCGCAAGAATTGCATTTACGGAACTAAAGATTGACCAGTCGTTTGTCCGTGAAATGACAACAAGTAATGTCTCCAAAGTGCTCATCAACTCAAGTATTGACATGGCAACAAAATTACAAATGAAATCAACAGCAGAAGGTATTGAAACGAAAACAGATTGGGAACAACTGCAAAGTATGAATTGTGATTTAGGACAAGGTTATTACATTGCGAAACCAATGAATTTCAATGATTTTCTAAATTTCTGTAATCAAAGTATTGGAGTGAGATAA
- a CDS encoding DUF2306 domain-containing protein, with translation MASYSKKDYFIIGSLLILSLVPTLAGIFRLLQLTTGGNITADNQRFFNDPIPVFVHIVGVIFFGVLGAFQFSPGFRKQNIQWHRMSGRFLVFVGLISALSGLWLTLTYPRVPTDGDWLYGIRLVVGIWMTACISVGFLFILKRNILKHSHWMIRGYAIGMGAGTQVFTHLPWFVFVSGEPSGIPRDLMMGAGWFINFIFAEWVIRKKKL, from the coding sequence ATGGCATCATATTCTAAGAAAGATTATTTCATCATCGGTTCTCTTTTGATCTTGAGTTTGGTTCCTACACTCGCTGGAATCTTTCGGTTACTACAATTAACCACTGGTGGAAATATAACGGCCGATAACCAAAGATTCTTCAATGACCCAATCCCTGTTTTTGTTCATATAGTTGGCGTTATTTTTTTTGGTGTTCTTGGTGCCTTCCAGTTTTCACCTGGGTTTCGGAAACAAAATATCCAATGGCATCGAATGTCGGGAAGATTTTTGGTTTTCGTGGGACTTATTTCTGCATTGTCCGGTTTATGGTTAACACTAACATACCCTCGTGTTCCGACGGATGGTGACTGGTTGTATGGAATTCGTCTGGTAGTAGGCATTTGGATGACCGCTTGTATATCCGTTGGATTCCTTTTTATTTTAAAAAGAAATATTTTGAAACATAGTCATTGGATGATTCGTGGTTATGCGATTGGTATGGGAGCCGGAACCCAAGTGTTCACTCACTTACCATGGTTTGTCTTTGTGAGTGGAGAACCTTCCGGAATTCCTCGAGATTTAATGATGGGTGCCGGTTGGTTCATTAATTTTATTTTTGCTGAATGGGTGATACGAAAAAAGAAACTCTAA
- a CDS encoding ATP-binding protein, whose translation MDSEEQKPNTPSHNIANHGFDFHCIFQSLPDLYMLLDLDFHIIDISDAYAKATLIKRENVIGHNIFEVFPDNPNDEFADGVKQLKFSLMQVLNYKVASTMTLQKYDIRKPDEHGFEVRYWSPRNLPVLDKEGNLICIVHRVEDVTEFVHLKEQKLEKSDITEEMQEKIVKMEAEVYTRAKEVIEKNEALLNSEQNLSITLSSIGDAVITTDEHGIVNRLNPVAEELTGWKEKEAIGHPVSEILKLIHAQSNLEKVIPVLEVLTTGKPKRDNQDSVLIHRDGRKINISNNCTPIRNRTGKVIGSILVFRDISEEFAAKAVLEKAKENAELANKAKDSFLATMSHEIRTPLSALIGMLELLSETSLNQDQKHMVKNTLDSGSSLLRILSDILDWSKIEDGKLELSLQPTSIKRLLSEVIRTYSHIASSKGLKLSFTIDENISNAHLVDPLRLSQILNNFVSNGIKFTPKGNILVSAVLLKNLSHAQQIRFSVTDTGIGLSKKDQSRLFQTYTQATADTARLYGGTGLGLAICRRLADLLDGEITIESTPNVGSTFSFILSLPSLKIDLDDLESFNAEENSSLPILGSESHIPRILAVDDHSVNLELLIRQLESFGLQADGAEDGEKAIKLWLKNKYDLIITDCHMPVKDGYTLTKEIRNFESSNYQKKIPIIAYTANVLSEENEHCLSVGMDDVLIKPARLNNLKQTLLKWIPSITNPIKMNSSDTLIGAETPIDLTELSNIVSDKHAQIAVLKKFKNHHRKDFKKLIDQLQNTNFEEAIQLAHRLKGSSQVAGAKDLVKSYLRIESLIKENEIDKALKEIEIMKEDVLSIESFIDML comes from the coding sequence ATGGATTCAGAAGAACAAAAGCCCAATACTCCTTCTCACAATATCGCAAACCATGGATTTGATTTTCACTGCATTTTCCAATCTCTACCTGATCTTTATATGCTCCTCGACTTAGATTTTCATATCATCGATATCAGTGATGCCTATGCGAAAGCAACTCTCATCAAACGAGAAAATGTAATCGGACATAATATTTTTGAAGTTTTCCCGGATAATCCAAATGATGAATTTGCAGATGGGGTTAAACAACTCAAGTTTTCCTTGATGCAGGTACTAAACTATAAAGTCGCAAGTACTATGACATTACAAAAGTATGATATTCGAAAACCTGATGAACATGGTTTTGAAGTCAGGTATTGGAGTCCGAGAAATTTGCCTGTTTTAGATAAAGAAGGAAATTTAATTTGTATTGTTCATAGAGTAGAAGATGTGACCGAATTTGTTCATCTAAAAGAACAAAAACTAGAAAAGTCAGATATTACAGAAGAAATGCAAGAAAAGATTGTTAAAATGGAAGCGGAGGTTTATACACGGGCCAAAGAAGTTATCGAAAAAAATGAAGCTCTCTTGAATAGCGAACAAAACTTATCAATCACCTTAAGTTCGATAGGTGATGCAGTGATTACAACAGATGAACATGGGATTGTAAATCGTTTGAATCCAGTTGCAGAAGAACTAACAGGTTGGAAGGAAAAAGAAGCTATAGGTCATCCTGTGTCTGAAATTCTAAAATTGATCCATGCACAATCTAATTTAGAAAAAGTAATCCCTGTCTTAGAAGTTCTAACAACAGGAAAACCGAAAAGAGACAACCAGGATTCCGTCTTAATACATCGTGACGGGCGAAAAATTAATATTTCGAACAACTGTACACCAATACGTAACAGAACCGGCAAAGTAATTGGATCCATTTTAGTTTTTCGCGATATTTCAGAGGAGTTTGCTGCAAAAGCAGTTTTAGAAAAAGCAAAAGAAAATGCTGAGTTAGCAAACAAAGCAAAAGACTCTTTCCTTGCTACCATGAGTCATGAAATCAGAACCCCTCTCAGTGCACTCATTGGAATGTTAGAACTCCTTTCTGAAACCTCTTTGAATCAGGACCAAAAACATATGGTAAAAAATACACTCGACTCAGGGAGCAGTTTGCTTCGCATTTTGAGTGATATCCTAGATTGGTCAAAAATTGAAGATGGAAAATTAGAATTATCGCTCCAACCAACATCGATTAAGCGACTTCTTTCAGAAGTTATAAGAACTTATTCTCATATTGCCAGCTCAAAAGGATTAAAATTGTCTTTTACAATTGATGAGAATATCTCCAATGCTCACTTAGTAGATCCTTTACGATTGTCACAAATCCTAAATAATTTTGTAAGCAATGGAATAAAATTCACTCCCAAAGGAAACATCTTAGTTTCAGCAGTATTATTGAAAAACCTATCCCATGCACAACAAATCAGGTTCTCTGTCACAGATACAGGAATTGGTCTCAGCAAAAAAGACCAATCTAGATTATTCCAAACATACACACAAGCAACAGCAGATACAGCTAGATTATATGGAGGCACAGGACTCGGTCTTGCGATTTGCCGAAGATTAGCAGATTTATTAGATGGAGAAATCACAATTGAAAGTACGCCAAATGTCGGATCTACATTTAGCTTCATCTTATCTCTTCCTTCGCTCAAAATAGATTTGGATGACCTAGAATCGTTTAATGCAGAAGAAAATAGTTCATTGCCAATTTTAGGAAGTGAATCCCATATTCCAAGAATTCTTGCAGTCGATGATCACTCTGTAAATTTAGAACTTCTGATTCGCCAGTTAGAATCATTCGGACTCCAAGCTGATGGAGCAGAAGACGGAGAAAAAGCGATCAAACTATGGTTAAAAAATAAATATGATTTGATTATTACCGATTGTCACATGCCGGTAAAAGACGGTTATACCTTAACGAAAGAAATCAGAAATTTTGAAAGTTCGAACTATCAAAAGAAAATTCCGATCATCGCTTACACTGCCAATGTACTAAGTGAAGAAAACGAACATTGTCTTTCTGTTGGTATGGATGATGTGTTGATCAAACCAGCTCGATTAAACAACCTAAAACAAACTCTTCTAAAATGGATACCGTCAATTACAAACCCGATCAAAATGAACTCATCGGATACACTCATTGGCGCTGAGACTCCTATCGACCTCACCGAACTCTCTAACATTGTTTCAGACAAACATGCACAAATTGCTGTTCTTAAAAAATTCAAAAATCATCACCGAAAGGATTTTAAAAAATTGATTGATCAATTACAAAATACAAACTTTGAAGAAGCAATTCAGTTGGCCCACCGCCTAAAAGGTTCAAGTCAAGTTGCAGGTGCGAAGGATCTGGTAAAAAGTTATTTAAGAATTGAGTCTTTAATTAAAGAAAACGAAATAGATAAAGCATTAAAAGAGATAGAAATAATGAAAGAAGATGTTTTAAGCATCGAATCTTTCATCGACATGCTATGA
- a CDS encoding cysteine rich repeat-containing protein, with translation MNRFILFLLLCFHISLFAETKTIYEICKPEITSFCQGVKPTKARILQCLKERGKNLSEACEAGQNALSDSMKEKSQGFCKEDVSEYCRWIIPGGGRILKCLFQNEASISAPCKAVLNEN, from the coding sequence ATGAATCGATTTATACTTTTTCTTTTACTCTGTTTTCATATCAGTTTGTTTGCTGAGACAAAAACAATTTATGAAATTTGTAAACCTGAAATAACCAGTTTTTGTCAGGGAGTCAAACCTACCAAAGCTCGTATTTTACAATGTTTGAAAGAACGTGGGAAAAATTTATCAGAAGCCTGCGAAGCCGGACAAAACGCACTTTCAGATTCGATGAAGGAGAAGTCCCAAGGATTTTGCAAGGAAGATGTGAGTGAATACTGTCGTTGGATCATTCCGGGAGGAGGTCGTATTCTGAAATGTTTGTTTCAAAATGAGGCTTCGATTTCTGCTCCCTGTAAAGCCGTATTAAACGAAAACTGA
- a CDS encoding STAS/SEC14 domain-containing protein, whose product MIIFQCPTAVTEYLEDKKIVVLTQTGKNTGANLKESLDKGVEALIQNKAVKWLSDNRNMGTHTAEDVEWLNNDWTPRAIKAGWKKWALVQPQSALSAMSEKNLVDFFASNGIEVKIFETPEEGFKWLESV is encoded by the coding sequence ATGATTATATTTCAATGCCCCACTGCAGTCACAGAATACCTCGAAGATAAAAAGATCGTTGTTCTTACACAAACTGGGAAAAACACTGGGGCCAATTTAAAAGAAAGTTTAGACAAAGGTGTTGAGGCTCTCATCCAAAATAAAGCTGTCAAATGGCTATCAGACAATCGCAACATGGGAACACATACGGCAGAAGACGTAGAATGGTTAAACAACGATTGGACTCCGCGTGCTATCAAAGCTGGTTGGAAAAAATGGGCGCTTGTACAACCGCAGTCAGCTTTATCTGCAATGTCAGAAAAAAACCTAGTCGATTTTTTTGCTTCTAATGGAATTGAAGTTAAGATCTTTGAAACTCCAGAAGAAGGATTCAAATGGTTGGAGTCAGTTTAG
- a CDS encoding MarR family winged helix-turn-helix transcriptional regulator encodes MKYSHEDLKQIGLSCLNLSLRRTTRLVTSYYDSMLKPSGLRITQFTVLAGIEYGKDLSITDLSRLTDIDRTTLQRSLEILNRDGLINVEKKEIGNVRSLTLTKKGETKLTQAIELWRLAQKTMIDELGKSAFKQTLNSLTELRDLPVLQVGFETDK; translated from the coding sequence ATGAAATACTCTCATGAAGATTTAAAACAAATTGGATTGTCTTGTTTGAATTTAAGCCTCCGAAGGACAACTCGGCTCGTTACGAGTTATTATGATTCAATGTTAAAACCATCTGGACTTCGGATCACACAATTCACCGTACTTGCCGGGATTGAATATGGAAAAGATCTCAGCATTACCGATCTTTCTCGTCTTACTGACATCGATCGAACTACGCTGCAGAGAAGTTTAGAAATTTTGAATCGAGACGGTCTAATCAATGTAGAAAAAAAAGAAATTGGTAATGTAAGGAGTCTCACTCTAACAAAAAAGGGGGAGACCAAATTGACACAAGCGATTGAACTTTGGAGGTTGGCGCAAAAAACAATGATTGATGAGTTGGGGAAATCTGCGTTCAAACAAACCTTAAATAGTCTAACCGAACTAAGAGATCTTCCTGTTCTGCAGGTTGGTTTTGAAACGGATAAATAG
- a CDS encoding methyl-accepting chemotaxis protein, whose translation MKFNKTTQYTVLSIVLVTIQLLSVLYALFGQKDFSWTLVILQSVGFVFSVIMLSFVLRQLNQYKQQFSAIKRILINAIKGSLYIDPTVKSKLKKTNEVDSILLSLFELLHIFQDIITLLKDATGGLSASVDNAKLADDSFHSSLIRQKDYSQNLDLTVRKMTDNMTNIENASTNNYATLIRVSESIRVLSEHINESEKNSNLSKNLTFGISEKIKQGNKAMEEMAKVIENIAVSSGKIEGMVIVIKEISERVNLLALNASIEAARAGEYGSGFAVVAQEVSKLATQTSNSIKEIDNNVKRNKEEVTLNRQKINETNQLYKEIIGEVKQIFEKIDFISESANNQMQIKEKLIFESEQLSRMLAEIKENIADQNNSQKLISDVAQAMDSSVKATFSEGENLSKLLEKIRSTTNDIGGVILLFK comes from the coding sequence ATGAAATTTAATAAAACCACTCAATACACTGTTTTATCAATTGTTTTGGTAACCATCCAGCTTTTGTCCGTTTTGTATGCCCTATTTGGCCAGAAGGATTTTAGCTGGACTTTGGTGATCCTGCAATCGGTTGGATTTGTTTTTTCAGTCATTATGTTATCTTTTGTACTGAGGCAATTAAACCAGTATAAACAACAATTTTCCGCTATCAAACGCATTTTGATCAATGCGATTAAGGGCAGTTTATACATTGATCCTACTGTTAAGTCAAAATTAAAAAAGACAAACGAAGTTGATTCAATTTTACTTTCTTTATTTGAATTATTACATATTTTCCAGGATATCATCACCCTCCTAAAAGATGCAACCGGAGGACTCTCTGCATCGGTAGACAATGCGAAGTTAGCAGATGATTCATTTCATTCTAGTTTGATTCGGCAAAAAGATTATTCGCAAAACTTAGATTTAACAGTCCGTAAAATGACAGACAATATGACAAACATTGAAAATGCTTCCACAAACAACTATGCAACTCTAATCAGAGTTTCAGAAAGTATCCGTGTACTTTCTGAACATATCAATGAGTCAGAAAAAAACAGTAACCTGTCAAAAAATTTAACCTTTGGCATTTCGGAAAAAATCAAACAAGGAAACAAAGCAATGGAAGAAATGGCGAAGGTCATTGAGAACATTGCCGTCAGTTCTGGAAAAATTGAGGGGATGGTCATCGTCATCAAGGAAATTTCCGAACGAGTGAATCTTTTGGCATTAAATGCATCGATTGAAGCTGCAAGAGCTGGTGAATACGGCAGTGGTTTCGCAGTTGTCGCTCAGGAAGTTTCAAAACTAGCAACACAAACTTCCAATAGTATCAAAGAAATTGACAATAACGTCAAACGAAACAAAGAAGAAGTGACACTCAATCGTCAAAAAATTAACGAAACAAATCAGCTATACAAAGAGATCATTGGTGAGGTTAAACAGATTTTTGAAAAGATTGATTTCATCTCCGAATCAGCAAACAATCAAATGCAGATCAAAGAAAAATTGATTTTTGAATCCGAACAACTTTCAAGGATGTTAGCAGAGATAAAAGAAAACATTGCTGACCAAAACAACTCACAGAAACTCATTTCCGATGTTGCCCAAGCAATGGATTCAAGTGTGAAAGCTACATTTTCCGAAGGCGAGAATCTATCCAAACTTTTAGAAAAAATCAGATCTACAACCAATGATATTGGTGGTGTGATTCTTTTATTTAAGTAA
- a CDS encoding NAD(P)/FAD-dependent oxidoreductase, producing the protein MRIVILGAGISGHTAATLLKKSLGKKHEVVVISPNANWNWIPSNIWVGVGAMVPKEVTFGLKPIYDKMKIQFVQAKALHLFPEGSSDSKEAFIEYESTAPETKGQIGRISYDYCINATGPKLNFSATPGLGPEEGNTVSVCTYSHAEEANQKLQTLIQRMKKGEKFNFVFGTGHGMCTCQGAAFEYLFNVDHELRKEGVRENAKILWISNEYELGDFGMGGMHLEQGGYVTSSKIFAESLFTERGIQWKTRAHVTKIESNKIYYTTLDGENAFVHFDFSMLIPPFSGVGLKAFGNSGEDITSKLFAANGMMKVDANYDPKPYEKWDAKDWPSTYQSPLYSNLFGVGIAFAPPHPISKVMKNEEGIQISPTPPRTGMPSAIMGKVVAQNISHQIKTKTKELKHRASMAQMGAACIASAGNGIFSGTAVSMTVYPIVPDYKEYPKWGRSLTYTTGEIGLAGHWIKMILHYMFMYKAKCKPGWWLIPE; encoded by the coding sequence ATGAGAATAGTGATTTTAGGCGCCGGGATTTCTGGTCATACAGCGGCAACTTTACTCAAGAAGAGTTTGGGCAAAAAACATGAGGTTGTGGTGATTTCGCCTAACGCCAATTGGAACTGGATTCCTTCCAATATTTGGGTAGGTGTGGGCGCCATGGTTCCCAAGGAAGTAACATTTGGATTAAAACCAATTTATGATAAGATGAAGATTCAGTTCGTCCAAGCCAAAGCACTTCATCTTTTTCCAGAAGGTTCTTCTGATTCTAAAGAAGCGTTTATTGAATACGAATCAACGGCACCGGAAACAAAGGGGCAAATAGGTCGTATTTCTTATGATTATTGTATCAATGCCACCGGTCCGAAACTTAATTTTTCTGCAACACCAGGTCTTGGTCCAGAGGAAGGAAATACTGTTTCAGTTTGTACTTATTCACATGCAGAAGAAGCAAATCAGAAACTTCAAACTCTCATCCAAAGAATGAAGAAAGGAGAAAAGTTTAATTTTGTGTTTGGGACAGGGCATGGAATGTGTACCTGCCAAGGTGCCGCATTTGAATATCTATTTAATGTAGACCATGAACTTAGGAAGGAGGGTGTACGGGAAAATGCGAAGATCTTGTGGATTTCCAATGAATATGAGTTAGGTGATTTTGGAATGGGTGGTATGCACTTAGAACAAGGTGGATACGTGACAAGTAGTAAAATATTCGCAGAATCATTGTTTACCGAAAGAGGAATCCAATGGAAAACAAGAGCTCATGTTACAAAAATTGAATCTAATAAAATATATTATACTACTTTAGACGGAGAAAATGCTTTTGTACATTTTGATTTTTCGATGTTGATTCCACCTTTTAGTGGGGTTGGATTAAAGGCTTTTGGAAATTCGGGAGAAGATATAACTTCAAAATTGTTTGCTGCTAATGGAATGATGAAGGTAGATGCAAACTACGATCCAAAACCATATGAGAAATGGGATGCAAAAGATTGGCCAAGTACCTACCAGTCTCCTTTGTATTCGAATCTTTTTGGAGTGGGAATTGCTTTTGCACCGCCACATCCTATTTCAAAAGTAATGAAAAATGAAGAAGGAATTCAAATTTCGCCAACTCCTCCAAGAACGGGAATGCCTTCGGCCATTATGGGTAAAGTGGTGGCACAAAACATCAGCCATCAAATCAAAACCAAAACAAAAGAATTGAAACACCGAGCTTCCATGGCTCAGATGGGAGCTGCTTGTATTGCTTCTGCCGGGAATGGTATTTTTTCAGGGACAGCAGTTTCAATGACAGTGTATCCTATCGTACCTGATTATAAAGAATATCCTAAGTGGGGTAGGTCGCTCACATACACAACAGGTGAGATTGGTCTTGCGGGTCATTGGATCAAAATGATTTTGCATTATATGTTTATGTACAAGGCAAAATGTAAACCGGGTTGGTGGTTGATCCCTGAATGA
- a CDS encoding thiolase family protein translates to MVVILDGVRTPFGKFGGGLKDYSSSELGVISAKETIRKTGLDPEEIEESIYGNVIQDDRDSAYLARHIGLRSGLKENSSALTVNRLCGSGMETIIIGARKILSRENDLLLVGGTESMSNAPFVVKNVRWGNKYGDTILEDRLAQSLTDCFVDLTMGETAENIAKQFQISRLDQDDWAGISQVRAEKATESGILSEEIIPVISKGKNAIVIQKDEQIRGVSCVEQLKKLPSAFLKEGSVTAGNSSGINDGAASLLIASEKWTQKKSLKPLAKILGYANVGCDPKMMGLGPVFAIPKALANAGVQMDEVDLFEINEAYAAQTLAVMRALKLNPEKTNLNGGAIAIGHPLGASGTRVILTLAYELRRKNLRFGVASLCIGGGQGIAIVLENSDI, encoded by the coding sequence ATGGTAGTGATATTAGATGGAGTCAGAACTCCGTTTGGAAAATTTGGTGGTGGATTAAAAGATTATAGTTCTTCAGAGCTCGGGGTCATTTCGGCAAAAGAAACAATTCGTAAAACAGGATTGGATCCTGAAGAAATTGAAGAATCTATTTATGGGAACGTAATCCAAGATGATAGGGATTCTGCCTATTTGGCAAGGCATATTGGACTTAGGTCAGGGTTAAAAGAAAACTCGAGTGCACTTACTGTTAATCGTCTTTGCGGATCTGGAATGGAAACTATTATCATTGGTGCTCGTAAAATTCTTTCTCGCGAAAACGATCTATTACTTGTTGGTGGAACCGAGTCCATGAGTAATGCTCCTTTTGTTGTAAAAAATGTTAGGTGGGGAAATAAGTATGGAGATACAATACTCGAAGATCGTTTAGCGCAAAGTTTAACTGATTGTTTTGTTGATTTAACAATGGGAGAGACTGCTGAGAACATTGCAAAACAGTTTCAAATTTCTAGATTGGATCAGGATGATTGGGCGGGTATATCTCAAGTCCGCGCAGAAAAGGCAACAGAGTCAGGAATATTATCTGAAGAAATAATACCCGTGATTAGTAAAGGGAAAAATGCAATTGTCATCCAAAAGGATGAACAGATCCGAGGAGTGTCCTGTGTTGAACAACTCAAGAAACTACCTAGTGCTTTTTTAAAAGAAGGGAGTGTCACTGCAGGGAATTCGTCAGGGATCAATGATGGTGCAGCATCTCTTCTCATTGCTTCGGAGAAATGGACTCAAAAGAAAAGTCTAAAACCATTAGCAAAAATATTAGGATATGCGAATGTAGGTTGTGACCCTAAAATGATGGGCCTTGGTCCTGTTTTTGCTATTCCAAAAGCATTGGCAAATGCTGGAGTTCAAATGGATGAAGTAGATTTGTTTGAAATCAATGAAGCATATGCCGCCCAAACTTTGGCTGTGATGCGGGCGTTAAAATTAAACCCAGAAAAAACGAATTTGAATGGAGGAGCCATTGCCATTGGACATCCGCTCGGTGCTAGCGGAACACGTGTCATACTCACTCTTGCCTATGAGTTGCGAAGAAAAAATTTGCGTTTTGGTGTGGCTTCTCTTTGTATCGGTGGAGGGCAAGGGATTGCAATCGTATTAGAGAATTCTGATATTTGA